The genomic DNA CGACGATGGTGCCGGCGAGATCGTAGGTGCCGCTCCGGTACAAGCCCGGCATCTGCGCGGTCTCGCCTCCGGCCAGCGCCATGCCGTGGACCCGGCAGCCGCGGGCAATGCCTTCGACCAGCCCGGCGATCTGCTCCACGCCGAGCGCAGACCCGGCGATGTAGTCCATGAACGCAATGGGCACGGCACCGTGCACCAGGATGTCGTTCACGCTGTGATTGACCAGGTCCTCGCCCACGCTGTCGAACCGATTCGCCTCCAGCGCGACCAGGACCTTGGAGCCGACCCCGTCGGTGCTGAGCACCAGTGTCGGACTCCGCATCCCCGCCGGCACCCGCACCATTCCGCCGAAGGCTCCGACCTTGCCGACCGACAGCGCTGTCCGGGTACCGGCCACGGCGGCCGTGATCCGCGCCTTGGCCGCCTCGGCCGCGACGAGATCGACCCCCGCAGCCGCGTACTCCCGGGCCTCCGTCCGGATCTCACCCGTGCTCTTCACGGCATGGCCTCGGCGAAGCTCACGTGGGTGAGGTCCTGGAATGCCCGGACCCGTGCCTCCACCTGTTCCCGGGTGATGCTCTCGAAGCCACGGATGCCAAACTGCTCGACCGCATAGGAGCCCATCGCCGCGCCGTAGACCATGGCCCGGCGGATATTGTCCTCCGAGACGGTCCCCGTCCGGGCCAGATAGGCCATGAACCCGCCGGCGAATGCGTCGCCCGCGCCGGTCGGATCGAAGACGTTCTCCAAGGGGAAGGCGGGGACGTAGAACGTGCGGGTGGGCTCGATCAGGAGGGCCCCGTGCTCGCCTTGCTTGATGACCACCCGGGTGGGGCCGTTCGCGAGGATCCAGCGGCCGGCGCGATGGATGTTCCAGTCACCGCTCAGCTCCCGCGCCTCGCTGTCGTTGACCAGGAGCACGTCGACCCGGCTCAAGAGCTCGAGCAGCACCGACTTCTTCAGCTGGATCCAGTAGTTCATCGTGTCGCACACCACCAGCTTGGGCCGCTGGACCTGGCTCAGCACCCCGAGCTGCAGCTGCGGGTCGATGTTGCCCAGGAAGAGGAACTCGGCCGAGCGGAACGCGTCCGGCAGCTTGGGCTGGAAGTCGGCGAAGACGCCGAGCCGGGTCTCCAAGGTCTCCCGGCTCTGGAGATCGTAGGAATACTTTCCCTTCCAGCGAAAGCTCTCGCCCTGGGCGTGCTCCACACCCGACCAGTCGATGCCGCGAGGTGACAGCCGCTCCAGCTCCGCGAAGGGGTAATCGGAGCCCACCACGCCCACCACCTGCACCGGACAGAGCAGCGAGCCCGCAACGGCGAAGTAGACCGCCGACCCGCCCAGCGCGTCCGCGGTCTCGCCGAACGGCGTAAAGATGGAATCGAGCGCGATGCTGCCGACGACGAGGAGGCTCATCCAGTCACATCCGGTCGGGGGCGCTGATGCCGAGGACGGCAAGCGCGTTGGCAAGGACGATGCGGGCGGCACGGGCCAGCAGCAGGCGGGCATGCTCGGTGGCGGGCCCCTCGGGCGCGCCGACCGCGCGGGTGTGGTGGTACCAGCCGTGCACCACGGTGGCGAGCTCGTGGAGGTAGACGGTGACCCGGTGCGGCTCGCGATCGCGCGCGGTCTTCTCTAGCACCTCCGGAAAGGTGACCAGCTTCTTGAGCAGCTCCATGTCCTGCGCGGCCGGCAGCGCCCCCAGGTCGAGCGCTCCGCTGACCGATTCCGCCGCACGCTCGGCGGTGCGGAAGATGCCGCTCAGCCGGGCGTGGGCCATCTGCACGTAGAACACCGGGTTCTCGTCGGTCTGCTTGAGCGCGAGCTCCACGTCGAAGACCATCGGGGTTTCGCCCTTGGTCCGAAGGAAGAAGTAGCGCGCCGCATCGACGCCGACTTCCTCAAAGAGATCGCGCAGGGTGACGAATTCGCCCGAGCGCTTGGACATCTTCACCTCTTCGCCGCCCCGGACCACCTTGACCAGCTGCACCAACGCGACGTCGAAGAACTCCGGCGCGAGGCCCAGCGCGGCGAGCACCGCGCGCATCCGGGGGATGTACCCGTGGTGGTCGGCACCCCAGACGTCGATGGCCCGGTCGAAGCCGCGGTCGCGCTTGTCCAGGTGATAGGCGATGTCGGGCACCAGGTAGGTGAAGCTGCCGTCACGCTTCCGCAGCACCCGGTCCTTGTCGTCGCCGAACTGGGTGGTTCGCAGCCAGAGCGCGCCGTCCGCGTCGTAGGTGAGGCCGCGCTCCGCGAGCAGCGCCAGGCCGCGCTCGACCTCGCCGGAGCGGTAGATCGCCTGCTCCGACGACCAGACGTCGAACTTCACGCCGAAGAGCTCGAGATCGTGCTCCTGCTCGGCGCGCTGGAGCTCGAGACCGAGCGCGCGGCAACGCCGAAGCCCCTCCTCCTCCGGAAGATCGGCGAAGCCGGGTCCCTCCCGTTGCAGCACCTGGCGCGCGTTCTCCCGCAGGTACTCGCCATGGTAGCCGCCCTCCGGAATGGCGGCAGGATAACCCGCCTCCTCCCGCACGCGGGCCCAGAGGCTCTGGCCCAGCTTGTCGATCTGGACCCCGGCGTCGTTGATGTAGAACTCCCGCACGACGGTGTGGCCGCTCCACTCGAGCAGGGAGGCGATGCCATCGCCCAGGGCAGCCCCGCGGCCGTGCCCCACGTGCAGGGGCCCGGTGGGATTGGCGGAGACGAACTCGACGTTCACCTTGAGCCCCGCGCCAAACGTGGATCGCCCGTACGCCGGACCGGCCTCCAGGATCTGGCGGTGGGCCGCGGCGAGCTGATCTTGCGCCAGCCAGAAGTTGATGAAGCCGGGCCCGGCGATCTCCGTCCTGGACACGACCGTGGGAGAAAGCTCCAGTTCCTGCAGCACCCGCTCCGCGGTTTTCCGTGGATTGGCGCGCTCCCGCTTGGCCAGCACCAGGGCCAGGTTGGTGGCAAGATCGCCGTGCCCGGCGTCGCGGGGACGCTCCAGCACGAAGTCGATCCCGTCGGCGCCGAGCCGCGAGGCCACGCGCGCGAGCTCGAGGCGCAGGGTCTCGGTCACTCGTCGCTTGCCTTCGCGCGACTCTTGCCGGAGCTGGGCTTGGTCGAGGCGGGCTGAGACCTGGAGGCAGGCTCCGGCTTGGCCACGGCGTCTGTTTTCGCTTCGGTCTTCGGCTGGGCCTTGGGCTCCGCCGCGGTGGGCTCGGACTCGGTTTTCCGGGGACCCTTGCCGTCCTTACCGTAGTCCGTGATGTAGAAGCCCGACCCCTTGAACACCAGTCCGGCGCCGCCCGAGATCTTTCGCGTGGCGATCTTACCGCAGGCCGGGCACTTGGCCCGCGGCTTGTCGGTCATTTTCTGGAACCTGTCGAAGACGTGACCGTCGGGGCACAGGTACTCGTATGTCGGCATGGTCGCTCGCAGGGATAAACGAAGTCAGCCGATAAAGTTAGCCGAGACTCCGCGGCACCTCAAGCGGGCAGGTGCTGGAGCGCCGGTCACGGCGCGCGGTAGACGCCCCAGACCTCGCGCATGGTATCGCTGATCTCGCCCAGCGTAGCCCGGGCGCGGACGGCGGCCAGGATCGGAGGCATGAGGGGGGCGGTGCCGGCCGCGGCCGCACGCAGCGAGGCGAGTGCTTCCCCGACCTTGGCCTGGTCCCGCGTCCGCCGGGCTTCGCCTACCCGGTTCCGCTGGCGCTCCTCCAGCGCGGAGAAGTCCGGCACCTCGAGCGCGAGCGGTGGCGATTCGTCGGTGAACCGATTCACCCCGACCACCACGAGATCTCCCGCCTCCTGCGCCTTCTGCACCTCGTACGCGCTCCGGGCGATCGCGTCCTGGAAAAACCCCAGCTCGATCGCCCGGGCGGCGCCGCCGAGCTGGTCCACCTGATCGATCAGCTCGCGCGCCCCGGTCTCGATCGCGTCGGTCAGGCTCTCGACGTAGAAGCTGCCGCCCAGCGGATCCACCACCTCGGCCACACCAGACTCGTAGCCCAGCACCTGCTGAGTGCGCAGCGCCAGCGTGGCCGAGGCCTGGGACGGCAGCGACAATGCTTCGTCGTAGCCGTTGGTGTGCAGCGATTGCGTCCCGCCCAACACCGCGGCCAGGGCCTGCAGGGTCACCCGCACGACGTTGTTGAGCGGCTGCTGCGCCTGCAGGGTGACCCCACCGGTCTGGGTGTGGAATCGCAGTCGAGCGGTGGCATCTCCCGCCCCGAAGCGCTCTCGCACCAGTCTGGCCCAGAGACGCCGGGCGGCGCGGAACTTGGCGGCCTCTTCCAGGACCTTGTTGTGACTGGCGAAGAAGAAGGAAAGCCGGGGGCCGAAGGCATCGACGGCGAGCCCCGCTTCGGTGGCCACCCGGATGTACTCCAAGGCGTTGGCCAGGGTGAATCCCACCTCCTGCACCGCCGTCGCCCCCGCCTCGCGCATGTGGTAGCCGCTGATCGAGATGGGGTTGAAGCTCATCCCCTCCTCGGTCACGAAGCGGAAGATGTCGGCCACCAGGCGGAGCGACGGCGCCGCGGGATAGATGTACGTCCCCCGGGCGATGTACTCCTTCAGGACGTCGTTCTGCACCGTCCCGGTGAGCCGGGCGCGCGGGATGCCCTGCTCCTCTCCCACCACCACGTACATGGCGAGCAGGATAGCCGCGGTGGCGTTGATGGTCATCGAAGTCGACACCCGGTCGAGCGGAATCTCGCGGAAGAGCTCGGCGAGATCGTCTACCGTGTCGATCGCCACCCCGACCCGCCCCACCTCGCCCAGGGACATCGGGTGATCCGAGTCGTAGCCCATCTGGGTCGGGAGGTCGAACGCGGTCGAGAGGCCCATCTGGCCAGCCGCGAGGAGCTGGCGGAACCGACGGTTGGTATCCTCGGCGGTACCGAACCCGGCATACTGGCGCATGGTCCAGAGCCGGCCGGCGTACATGTCGGGATAGATCCCGCGGGTGAAGGGGAACTCCCCGGGGCGGCCGAGATCTCGCGCCGGATCTCCGGCCCAGTCGCCGGGGCCGTACACCTTCGTCACAAGGCCGGCTGGTAGTACGAGCCGCTGACCCGGGAGGAGCTGAACACCCGCCGGATGGTGTCCGCCACGAACCCGACGTCTTCCCGTGAGCCGATCACCAGAGGCGTACGCTGGTGCAGGCTGGCGGGCACGATGTCGAGGATTCGGGCCACTCCGTCGGTGGCGCTCCCCTCGGCCTGCTCGGCGAGAAAGGCCATCGGACTCGCCTCGTAGAGCAACCGGAGCTTGCCATTCGGGTTCCGGGTATCGGCTGGATAGAGGAACACGCCCCCGCTGATCAGGTTGCGGTGAAAATCCGCGACCAGTGAGCCGATATACCGGCTGTTCTTGGGCTTGAGCCCGTCGGGTATGTCCCCTTTGAGGCCCCGCACCGCCGTCTGCACCGCCTTGTCCCAGCGGCCGAAGTTGCTCTCGTTGACGCTGTAGTAGGTGCCGACTCTGGGCGTGATGATCTTGGGATGCGAGAGGAGGAACTCGCCAATCGTGGGGTCGAGGGTGAACCCGTGGACTCCCTGGCCCGTGGTGTAGACCAGCATGGTGCTGGAGCCATACATCACGTACCCCGCCGCCACTTGGCGGCATCCGGGCTGGAGCACGTCGGCGGAGGTCCCCCGCCCCTCCAGACTGACCCGCCGATAGATGCTGAAGATGGTCCCGACCGCGGAGTTCACATCGATGTTGGAGGAGCCGTCGAGTGGATCGAACAGCACGGCGTACTTGCCCGCGGGATATTCCGGCGGCACCGGGATGATCTCAGCATCTTCCTCCGATCCCATGGCGCACACCCGGCCCGTGTGCTTGAGACAGTTCTTGATGGTCTCGTTGGCCAGCACGTCGAGCTTCTGCTGGCGCTCGCCCTGCACGTTCTCTCCGCCGGCGGCACCCAGGACATCGACCAGGCCCGCCCGGCGGATGGCGGCCGCGATCAGCTTGGCAGCCAGCGCGATATCGTAGAGCAGATTGGAGAGCTCCCCGGTGGCCTCGGGGAAGCGGACCTCCTGATCCAGGATGAAGCGCTCGATGGTGGTGACGGATGTCTGCACAGGCCCCCGAGGATGGAAGGATAGGCAACGAACCTCAAGCAGATCGGTTTACGGCTTCCGGCTCACCGCACATCATAGCTCACCCGCGCGCGCTTCGATTCGATGGTCATCCGCACCCCGTCGGTGACCACGCTGACGGTGCCCTCGCGGTCGGTCCGATGCATGTCCACACCGTGGGCCGCCAGCCGCTCGAGCGTGGCGGGCGCGGGGTGTCCATAGTCGTTCCTGCCCACTGAGATCACCGCGGCGGTCGGGTGCAGGCTGTCCAACCACTCGTCACCGGTGGCTCCGCGGCTGCCATGGTGCCCCACCTTGAGGAGGTCCACGCGGCGCAGCCGGCTCCGCATGTCCGCTTCGGCCGGCAGTCCGGCGTCGCCCGCAAAGACGGCCTGAAACGCCCCGAACTCCACCAGGAGGACCAGCGAATCCTCGTTCACGTCCTCTCCCCAGCCGGACCACCCCGGGCTGGGGTGCAACACCGTGAAGCTCACGCCATCCACGCTGAAGTGCTCGCCGGTCCGGCCAGGGTGCCAGGGCACCCGCCCCACGCGCAAGCCGTCGAGGAATCGGAGATATCGCGGATCGGGCACCGGTGCTCCCGGCTCGAGCACCAACGCTGCCGGCAGCCGCCGGAGCACGCTGGGCACCCCACCTTCGTGGTCCGCATGGGCATGGGAGACGACGACCAGGGTGAGGCTTCGGACCCCGTGCCGCTCCAGAAACGGGACCACCACCCGACGGCCGGCGTCCGCGCGCTCGTCGGCCGGTCCGGCATCGACCACGATCCAATGTCCCCGGGGAGTCCGCAGCACCGCGGCATCGCCCTGTCCGACGTCGAGAAAATGTAACGTCAGGTCCCGATCACTGTCAGCCGATCCGGGGACCGCGGTGCGGGCCAGACTGAGCCACAGCACCGCCGCCGCGCACCAGCCCGTCCGGCGCCCGGCTTCCGCCAGGGTGTTTCGGGTTCCCATCACCCAGAGGGCCACCCCCAGGACCGCCACCCAGA from Gemmatimonadales bacterium includes the following:
- the argS gene encoding arginine--tRNA ligase, giving the protein MTETLRLELARVASRLGADGIDFVLERPRDAGHGDLATNLALVLAKRERANPRKTAERVLQELELSPTVVSRTEIAGPGFINFWLAQDQLAAAHRQILEAGPAYGRSTFGAGLKVNVEFVSANPTGPLHVGHGRGAALGDGIASLLEWSGHTVVREFYINDAGVQIDKLGQSLWARVREEAGYPAAIPEGGYHGEYLRENARQVLQREGPGFADLPEEEGLRRCRALGLELQRAEQEHDLELFGVKFDVWSSEQAIYRSGEVERGLALLAERGLTYDADGALWLRTTQFGDDKDRVLRKRDGSFTYLVPDIAYHLDKRDRGFDRAIDVWGADHHGYIPRMRAVLAALGLAPEFFDVALVQLVKVVRGGEEVKMSKRSGEFVTLRDLFEEVGVDAARYFFLRTKGETPMVFDVELALKQTDENPVFYVQMAHARLSGIFRTAERAAESVSGALDLGALPAAQDMELLKKLVTFPEVLEKTARDREPHRVTVYLHELATVVHGWYHHTRAVGAPEGPATEHARLLLARAARIVLANALAVLGISAPDRM
- a CDS encoding PfkB family carbohydrate kinase, which produces MSLLVVGSIALDSIFTPFGETADALGGSAVYFAVAGSLLCPVQVVGVVGSDYPFAELERLSPRGIDWSGVEHAQGESFRWKGKYSYDLQSRETLETRLGVFADFQPKLPDAFRSAEFLFLGNIDPQLQLGVLSQVQRPKLVVCDTMNYWIQLKKSVLLELLSRVDVLLVNDSEARELSGDWNIHRAGRWILANGPTRVVIKQGEHGALLIEPTRTFYVPAFPLENVFDPTGAGDAFAGGFMAYLARTGTVSEDNIRRAMVYGAAMGSYAVEQFGIRGFESITREQVEARVRAFQDLTHVSFAEAMP
- the fbp gene encoding class 1 fructose-bisphosphatase, giving the protein MQTSVTTIERFILDQEVRFPEATGELSNLLYDIALAAKLIAAAIRRAGLVDVLGAAGGENVQGERQQKLDVLANETIKNCLKHTGRVCAMGSEEDAEIIPVPPEYPAGKYAVLFDPLDGSSNIDVNSAVGTIFSIYRRVSLEGRGTSADVLQPGCRQVAAGYVMYGSSTMLVYTTGQGVHGFTLDPTIGEFLLSHPKIITPRVGTYYSVNESNFGRWDKAVQTAVRGLKGDIPDGLKPKNSRYIGSLVADFHRNLISGGVFLYPADTRNPNGKLRLLYEASPMAFLAEQAEGSATDGVARILDIVPASLHQRTPLVIGSREDVGFVADTIRRVFSSSRVSGSYYQPAL
- a CDS encoding FmdB family zinc ribbon protein, with the translated sequence MPTYEYLCPDGHVFDRFQKMTDKPRAKCPACGKIATRKISGGAGLVFKGSGFYITDYGKDGKGPRKTESEPTAAEPKAQPKTEAKTDAVAKPEPASRSQPASTKPSSGKSRAKASDE
- a CDS encoding methylmalonyl-CoA mutase family protein, coding for MTKVYGPGDWAGDPARDLGRPGEFPFTRGIYPDMYAGRLWTMRQYAGFGTAEDTNRRFRQLLAAGQMGLSTAFDLPTQMGYDSDHPMSLGEVGRVGVAIDTVDDLAELFREIPLDRVSTSMTINATAAILLAMYVVVGEEQGIPRARLTGTVQNDVLKEYIARGTYIYPAAPSLRLVADIFRFVTEEGMSFNPISISGYHMREAGATAVQEVGFTLANALEYIRVATEAGLAVDAFGPRLSFFFASHNKVLEEAAKFRAARRLWARLVRERFGAGDATARLRFHTQTGGVTLQAQQPLNNVVRVTLQALAAVLGGTQSLHTNGYDEALSLPSQASATLALRTQQVLGYESGVAEVVDPLGGSFYVESLTDAIETGARELIDQVDQLGGAARAIELGFFQDAIARSAYEVQKAQEAGDLVVVGVNRFTDESPPLALEVPDFSALEERQRNRVGEARRTRDQAKVGEALASLRAAAAGTAPLMPPILAAVRARATLGEISDTMREVWGVYRAP